The following proteins are co-located in the Triticum aestivum cultivar Chinese Spring chromosome 1A, IWGSC CS RefSeq v2.1, whole genome shotgun sequence genome:
- the LOC123054230 gene encoding cytosolic sulfotransferase 5-like — MATAPGASLLGPIPFKPQKSCVRQLEVEGAALQREAAPTPFADVEVDSGLVSGVPVQLAEENADADLVSALPSAPRPNNGLPNLRFYEGFWLPEWPVPAAVALQRRFEPRRDDVIVASFPKCGTTWVNALTFATMARRAYPSVGAGHPLLRLNPHQCIPFLEGLFVSRRGEAKLEALPSPRVMNTHMPLAMIPRAAAPGGGGCKVAYVCRQPKDMVVSRWHFHRRLHPELAFADVFGAVCSGVVAYGPAKTLWDHMLGYWSDSTARPDSMLFLRYEELLRDPAEHVRALARFVGLPFSGAEEDAGAVHDIVKLYSSGRLKNLEANKTGHVNPILQIPRGALFRKGAASDWALSNHTTSEMAQHLDEIIANKLHASGLTFHE, encoded by the exons atggCGACGGCACCTGGTGCTTCGCTGCTCGGCCCCATCCCTTTT aaaCCTCAAAAGAGTTGTGTAAGGCAGCTTGAGGTAGAAGGAGCGGCGCTGCAACGCGAGGCGGCGCCAACACCTTTCGCGGACGTTGAAGTTGACTCAGGCTTGGTCTCCGGTGTGCCGGTGCAGCTTGCGGAGGAGAACGCCGACGCCGACCTTGTGTCCGCCCTGCCGAGCGCGCCGAGGCCCAACAATGGCCTGCCGAACCTCCGTTTCTACGAGGGGTTCTGGCTGCCGGAGTGGCCTGTCCCGGCGGCCGTCGCCCTACAGCGCCGCTTCGAGCCCCGCCGGGACGACGTCATCGTTGCCAGCTTCCCCAAGTGCGGAACCACGTGGGTCAACGCGCTGACGTTCGCCACCATGGCGCGGCGCGCCTACCCCTCCGTCGGCGCTGGGCACCCGCTGCTACGCCTCAACCCGCACCAGTGCATCCCTTTCTTGGAGGGCCTATTCGTTAGCCGGCGCGGGGAGGCCAAGCTCGAGGCGCTACCTTCCCCGCGCGTCATGAACACGCACATGCCGCTGGCCATGATACCGCGAGCCGCCGCGCCCGGCGGGGGCGGGTGCAAGGTCGCGTACGTCTGCAGGCAGCCCAAGGACATGGTGGTCTCGCGGTGGCACTTCCACCGGCGGCTGCATCCCGAGCTGGCGTTCGCCGACGTCTTCGGGGCCGTGTGCAGCGGCGTGGTGGCGTACGGACCAGCGAAAACAT TGTGGGACCACATGCTCGGCTACTGGAGCGACAGCACGGCGAGGCCTGACAGCATGCTCTTCTTGCGGTACGAGGAGCTGCTGCGTGACCCCGCCGAGCATGTCAGGGCGCTGGCGCGGTTCGTGGGGCTGCCTTTCTCCGGCGCCGAGGAGGATGCCGGCGCCGTCCACGACATCGTCAAGCTCTACAGCTCCGGCCGCCTCAAGAACCTGGAGGCCAACAAAACGGGCCACGTGAATCCCATCCTCCAGATCCCGCGCGGCGCGCTATTCAGGAAGGGCGCGGCCAGTGACTGGGCGCTATCG AATCACACGACGTCGGAGATGGCGCAACACCTTGACGAGATCATCGCCAACAAGCTCCATGCCTCAGGGCTCACCTTCCATGAGTGA